A stretch of DNA from Marmota flaviventris isolate mMarFla1 chromosome 16, mMarFla1.hap1, whole genome shotgun sequence:
tccctcaagggatggctaacagtccaactatgtgccaaatatatgttaacaaagcaatccagccacttagaaatcaaaatcctgaactacaaatatttcactatatggatgatgtattattggcacataaagataaaaacatattgctggaatgttatgccacacttacaaacttattaaaaaattataatctagagatagcaatagataaagtacaattaaattttccaattaattatttaggagttctattatcctcaaccatggtccgtccaccaaaaattcaaatacgagtagatcaactcaaatcacttaacgactttcaaaagttattgggagacataaattggataaggccttatctaggtataccaacaggagagttgggacctttatttgatattctaaaaggtccatcagatccaaattcaccccgcatgttaactcctaaagcaagaaaggcattaaaaattattgaaacatatatggaaaatatgcatttggatagaattgatataagtttgcctttattatttattgtactaccaacaaaaaatattcctacaggagtattttggcaagaaggtccattattgtggatacatttatcttattctcctaacactattcttactaggtatcctgaggctgtaggacaattaatactcaaaggaataaaagcagcgaagggagtgtttggaatttctcccaataaaattattactccatatactatggatcaaattgatgagttagctaatgagttaaatacttgggcaataatcatgtgtaaatctaatgttacatttgataatcatttaccatctaatcctttgttgtctttttggtctaaacatcctgtagtttttcctaaaatgacaagaaaaacacctatcatgaatgctccaaatattttcactgatgggtcaaataatggtacagcagcagtagttacccctgatcaaacttttacatttttagtacccaatcagctcaaaaggtagagcttaatgcagttttacaagcttttttgatgtttaaggattctgtatttaatttattttctgatagtcagtatgtagttaatgctatagtatctcttgaagatgctggtaggatttccccttcttctactgttttctctttgttttccactatacaaagtctaatctgggacagaaaagatccattcttcataggacatattagggcacatacaggattgcctggagcccttagtttaggcaatgatttagcagataaaactacacatgacatacatattttctctacatttgaagaagctacaaattttcataaaaggtttcatgttaatgctaatactttacaaaagcgttttaaaataactaaggaacaagccagacatataataaaacaatgtcaaaattgtgtgacatttttaccacaagttaatcctggagtcaatcctagaggactgatacctaaccatatttggcagatggacgtcacacacttgccagaatttggaaaattaaaatatttacacgttacagttgatacttcttctggatttttgatgggctcccttcatgccggagaaaaaactaaagatgttatagctcattgcttacaaaattttgccactgtgggcgttcctaaacagttaaaaactgataatggtcctggctatacctctacctcttttaaacaattttgctcatcatttggtattactcatataacaggaatcccatacaatccacagggacaaggcatagttgaaagagctcatcaaactattaaaacatacttattaaagcaaaaagagggaattggaaaggggtatatatcccccaaagataaacttaaaataacgctttttactctaaactttttaaatttggattcatcaggacttagtgctgcggaaagacatatgtatccaaaaaatgtacataagcctaaagtactttggaaagatattctaacaggacaatggaaaggtcctgacccagtgattgtctggagtcgggggtctgtttgtgtttttccacagggagaacagcagcccatttggattccagagagattaactaaaacagtctctacagatcgaaaagaagatgatttgactcaaatccataacagctgatatccagaactccagcttggccattcttacatctgcgacagtgattaaccaggatgcttttttcaatagctattttattattgcatttttccacatcataaggttctatttttattttttgagctcatacaaacctaggttaatgtttttctgatcagttttattttttgactgtggagtttttaaacattgcaatggagatttcacccaggtaaagctacaaggactttactattttcttatgtgttgtacatttgtgtgcactcttgtgttttgtgttgtatgtctgtatgtgcgtatgtccatatttcttatatgaggagcgctaatgaaaaaatggatccgaattattattattttttttattcacgtgatttaaatggtttaatttaaattaggtaaacagctgttaaggattgtttttaaagtaggttaacagatctgtttgtttactttcacctttctttttcattatatttaataattcttttcaggataatgtctctttagcatcattgccagaattcctatcttcatcccggtgccggtgaagacaaagatacaaccagactacagcttctatgatagctatcacagtaaactgtataaactgatacatcaatgaatataactcaacaagtaatgctcaatcaaggaattaacttactttgggaggaaacggattttgggaggaaatggacatattgatagattcctctgctttgaactgcttgcagaacttgcctggactatgtaactatcgtttggtgcagcgaattgtggtaatgctggcatatctttgctgatggtgtcaccagtgatgcaattttttcccaaggagccgtcaattggcttggtgtcgtggcatttctgtatcctcctcccttctgctagtgatggtctaaaatttgggggccaatggcttatgctggaccggtagtcagtgacgggtatgatccaattgcagtggtatcaacctaagacaggaggctgacgcctaaaggtcagttttccgatgacgggtaagaaccatatgttgaattggacaacctaccaggcacggtccataagccacattaacctcactcccccactggcaccaaggccaaatttgggggccaacagaggtgaggcaaagaacctcacccccccactggtgcatagacctatccacaagtatggctgtatgctggactggtagtcagtgacgggtatgatccgattgcagtggtatcaacctaagacaggaggctgacgcctaaaggtcagttttccgatgacgggtaagaaccatatgttgaattggacaacctaccaggcacggtccttaagccacattgcttgttgtttaattaatcagaaggggggagatgctgggagccattagccaagtaggtatgacaatttccttgccagcgtaccccatgttgctgacatgttgcagcgacattgaatgtaggtgaccttgctcaaggaccaaggcagattagggtgttcccggttttaagataatcgtgtttagggcgttcccagttcaggttccaggtttaaggtttaagattattcctcctgggaatagggcgtatcctgctgcctgagttccccttgagttctcacgggattcagacagtatatttttgagatagaagcccagtggaggtggatttgggcagagaacgtggatttgggcagagaacgtggatttccccagaacgtgattgtagacggctggtgtgagttcgggaataaagagttgctgtttgaatctacaagctgtgtggtggctcgtgattgtgtgcccagccagactgcggcatttgtgcccagccagactgtggcagagagaagaaatggagaaagaaataatCACTTTGAAATAATAATTCCAGAGACAACTCCCATTTTCACAAACTATGAAAAAGGATGTTCAAGCAGAGATCTGCAAGCAAACAGGTAATTTCTGCGTTCCCTGGTGAACAACAGAAAATGCACTAAAGTCTACATCTGACAAGTTGAGCAGGTGGAATTGGAAGGGAGGATCTAGAAGGCCcaggagggtggaggaggggtgTAGTGCAGCCTCTTCTGACCACCCTCCCCCCACTCTCAAGATCCCTTTGTGATGAGGGGTCATAGCTCTTGTGATGCTGGCCTGAGCCCTACTCCCTGCTCTCAAAGGGAGCTCTCAGGACGCAGCTACCTGAGAGTGACTTTACAATTCAGATAATGAGTCCTCTCTTTCCTCTGAAAAGAATTAATGCCATTTAGCTGAGTCCCAGCTCCACCACCTGGGTGATGGAAATAATCCTTGCCTTTGTGGGGGGACTGGTGCTCTTTATCCTGTTAGGCCCTTACTTCTCGCTGCCGCCTTTGAAAAACAGGAATATCAAAAAGGTAAGGAGCCTTTGATCAAAACACAACAGACAATGATTCTCTTTTTCCTACTCTTCTTTCCTCTTATCAAACGTACGGAGAGGTGGGACATCTCAGGAAAGAATAGAGCGTCGTTCTTCTGGGTCAGGTGGGGCAGGGCCCGGAGAGAGTCTGCCCTAAGACTTCTCCTGTCTGAAGCCCTCGGACCATCTGGGTGGTGAGCTTCAGGTCCCACAGCAAGACATACACTGTGGTCGAGGACTGGATTCCTGAGAGAGGTTGGGGACCTCTGGGCAGGAACACTAGTCATCAGCAACCTTCTCCTAGCAGATGCCTCTGAACTAATGTATCCCTGGGTGTTGGGCTGAGGGGAGGGCTGTGCTGAGGGCCCCTGTCACAGGCTGGAGTCCCCTCTGGCCTCAGGGAGCACAACCTGCCTGGCAGCTGAGAAGAGCCTGTGGAAAGGAGTCTGTCAGACCCTCAGTGGCTGAGGACATCCATGATGGAGCTTACATAGAAAATCCCCTTTTGTGTTTTCccaagaagaaaaccaaagtcTAGTATTTTATCTACTTGAAAAGTGAGTGAAAGAGAAGGACACAGACTTCCATGATTTAAATGTAGGAGGCATGTGACTCAGAAACGTGAGCTTGCGGCTTTTCTATGAAGAGAATGAGGATTGGGCACCaacccctttttctttcttgtctctcAACATCAGATAGAGAAGAGGTGTAGGAAGAAAAGCAAGAAGAAGAGAAGCATTCTGAAAGGTAAGGCTCCACCCTTCCTCCAGAGGTGACTTGATCTCTTTTCCTGTCTCTGAGGACATCAGTTAGAGAGCCTCAGAGGGAGGGTCCTGAGAAGAAAATCAGAACTCAGGATTTCTCCAGCTCTGTGCTCTGAACGCAGCCGTGGCAGGCCAGAAGGGGAGCAAGGCTGCCAAGTTTGTGGAGGGCCCTCCGGGTCCTCCTGTGGAGAAGTCTTTTATTTTGCTAAGGTGATTCCCCTGTGAGATGACAACCCACAGTGTGGCTGTGAGGACCACGGGGATGGATGGATGTAGCAGCAACCTGTTTACAATCAAATGTGGCCCCCTCTCCTTGTACTTTGCTGTCACTCACTGGTTGCATGGCTTTGGACACTGATGCTTGGGCTCCAGAGTCTCATCGCCCACAATCGCTCCTAAAGGATATTCAACTCAGCTTCCTGAAAAATCCCAGGCCCCTTCCTTCTCCACCATAATTCATTCTCCCATTCCAGCTTGTAGAGATTGCCGGAAGAAAGTGGAGGAAACACAACAACTGGCTTTAATTCTGCAAAGGTAAGgaactttccatttctctctgcATCCTTCCTCCCACCAAGTCCTGTAACGTGACCCCGGGGCCCAGGGCTCACCTAGAAGGGAGATTCCAGGTTGGAGTGGGCTGTAACTCAAGCCCTGGGAAGAGGGATAGCCAGGACTTTGTGAAGCTAGTATGTGGGGCAGTGGACGGTCCATGGGCCACAGGTGCCCATGCCTGGACAGCCTCTTGGTCCCTCCTACTCGTCACTGCAGCTTGTGCCTTCTGTTCCCCGCAGCCACCTACGAAAGTTCCATGAAAACATTACATTTCTTCAGCTGTTACACGAAGATGCCCCGGGTGAGGTATTCAAACCAGGGCCTGCTGGAGCCAACCAGCCACCTCTGCAGAATGTGGAACATTCTTCTTCTACTTCCATGTCCCTGTTGACCTCCCTGCTTCCCCTGACCAAGCACCCTCTACCTCTGGCATCATCCCTATCCGATGAAGCTAGAGACCACCAGCCTGGCTTGAACAGAGTCCCTCTGGGCCCCATCCCACAGGGCTCCCTCTCAGGTAGCTCCTACTGGGCATCCCTGGTCACAGCCATCTCAGGACTTGACTGCATAAGCTACTGCATTCTGTTTTTCTCCTGGTGGTGGACAACTACCAAGGCCTTATTCTTCTCCACCTGGACACACGCCAGATCCCAGAAAGACATACATCTTTCACACCATCCTCGAGACTCCACACTCTGGGGAGACCCCACACACCAGCAAGTAGAGGTTGGGGGCCTCTCTTTCATCAACCCTGATGTCCAGAAACTGCTGGAGATGCTCATCAGCAAAAGAGCAGAACTAAAAGTGTGGAAGGAGAACACTAAGGATGGGTCCTCTTTCAAACCAATGAGCCCAGACCACTGCCTGCATTCTCTGGGGAAAATGCTGAAGTCACTGGGGGGCAAGAGGGACACCACTGCACACCCCTTCTGCAGCACAAAAGGGAAACCAGAGCAGCTCCCCGACTCCCACATGTCTCTTACCACCAGGCCCCGGGGGACTCCTTAGAGCACAAACGCAGCCAGCTGTTCTGGGGCCCGCCCTCTCTGCACAGTGAGTCCCTGGTGGCTACTGCCCAGGTGCCTAAGAGGTCCTCCGCTGCACGATGTAAAGATGTTACATTTAACAAAGTCTCTGACTCTTCCCCAGTTCCATCTCTGGCTGAAGTACCTCCACAACTTTCCCAGGACCAGCCCTTGCCCAGCTATGTGGCCCAATCTCAATTTTTAACACAAACACTGCCCCCATCTGAGGCTCAGGCCCAGAACCACACCCACCTCACATCCTTTCCCCCAAACCTACCACCTTCTTCTCCACCCCAGAAGAGGACCCAGAGAACAATCTGCCCTACATCCCAGGAGGAGGTATGGCCTTTCAGCCCAGCTGAAAATCAGCACGTGGAACGGCACTTGCAGAAGCAACATAAACAGAAGGAGGATTTACCCTCTTCACTCCAAAAATCTCAGGAAGCCAACAGCCAATCAGCTCTCAACCATTGTCAGCACAGTCACCCCTCCCTGACCCCCAAGTCAACCTCCATCCTTCCCAGGGATTCTAACAGCACCAAGCTCCAAGAGCGACCAGAGAAACACAGTCTAGGGAGGTTCACCACAGATGCACACCAGCATGGCCCTCCCTGCAGACTTCAAGCATCCCAGGACTTGACACAGCCTCGGGGCAAATTCCCAAGGAAGTGTTCTGGGTGCCAGGCTAAAGATAAGCATGGCCCCTTCCTGGCTGCCCGGCCCCCGGAACTTGCTTGTGAAAGCAGCAAAGGTGTGCAGAAGGTGAGGTCCAGGTGCTCTGAAAGATTCCTCAAGGGCCCAGAGCAAGACCTAGAGAGGCACCCACAAGATCTACCCTGGAATTCAAGAGGCACCTCAGTAAAGGTTCTGGAAAATGAAAAGGAGGATTCAGGAAGTAAGAAACTTCTGGAAAAAATCCTGCAAGACCATCTGAGCAGTAAGTTGGTACAGATCAATGAGGGCATAATCCCCGTGTACGTGCGTGGATCCTGGCTTGCTTCCAACTACACTTTTCCCAAGTACAGCACCAACAAAAACAGTATCAATCTAGCGTCCTCCAAGGACCAGCTATCTCGGGTGAACACCTCCCAGAATCTTTCCTTCCTGGATCCAGGAACTCACCTGATGCTAGAAACAGATATCATGAGGTCTCGAGTGCGACACAGGTGGAGTCCACACCTCCAGACCCTAGATCCCCTGAGTCAAGACTTTGATGAGAAACCAGCCTCACCCGTTCCACAGCCAGACCTTCCCTTGGTCCCCTGTGACTCCGCAGACGACTCCACTGCCCAGGCTGCCAGGTTCCCAGAAGGACTTCCTTGGAAAGGTCCAGGAGAGAAGGCAATGAAAAAAAAGGCAGTCCCCACCCTGCAGAGTCCCCTCCCTGAGCCCTCACCTGCAGAGATGCAGAAGGCCTGGAGAGGAACCCCACTGGGTGGCAGCCATGAGCCCTCAGTGGTCCCTCCAGCTACACAGGGGGACCCCCTGCCTTCTCAACCTCACACTTACAGTCTCTCAGGCAGAACCCAGCCCAGCAGGATTATCACAGGAATGGCAAGAGGCAGCCTCGAGCCCAGTCCAGGCTTGAGAGAGGCCAGGTATGAGCCATGGGAGGAGAGTGGAGTTGTGGCCTCAGGAATGGCAATGCCGGAAGGCAAAGAAGAGTCCCAGTCTTCAAGATCTGAAGAGACCAGAAAGAcagaggtggagaaggaggagccTCCTGAGAGGGaagtccctcccctccctgccagAGAAACGTCAGATCCTCCAGAAAGCTGTACTGAGAGAAGGAAGAATCACGTTTCGCAGTCTCTGCACCCCAATAAAAAAGGCAGAGGGCAGGAAGATTCCTTGCAAAAAGTCAAACCCCTGCCAGCCACTACCAAGATCCAGAGATCAGTCTCAAGCAGAGTGCCAATGGATGATGAAACGGCTGAGGCCCAGAACATCGTGACAGCTGTTGGACAGATCCTGGTGGACAAGCTGGCACATCAGCA
This window harbors:
- the LOC139702156 gene encoding spermatogenesis-associated protein 31E1-like codes for the protein MFKQRSASKQIEKRCRKKSKKKRSILKACRDCRKKVEETQQLALILQSHLRKFHENITFLQLLHEDAPGEVFKPGPAGANQPPLQNVEHSSSTSMSLLTSLLPLTKHPLPLASSLSDEARDHQPGLNRVPLGPIPQGSLSGSSYWASLVTAISGLDCISYCILFFSWWWTTTKALFFSTWTHARSQKDIHLSHHPRDSTLWGDPTHQQVEVGGLSFINPDVQKLLEMLISKRAELKVWKENTKDGSSFKPMSPDHCLHSLGKMLKSLGGKRDTTAHPFCSTKGKPEQLPDSHMSLTTSESLVATAQVPKRSSAARCKDVTFNKVSDSSPVPSLAEVPPQLSQDQPLPSYVAQSQFLTQTLPPSEAQAQNHTHLTSFPPNLPPSSPPQKRTQRTICPTSQEEVWPFSPAENQHVERHLQKQHKQKEDLPSSLQKSQEANSQSALNHCQHSHPSLTPKSTSILPRDSNSTKLQERPEKHSLGRFTTDAHQHGPPCRLQASQDLTQPRGKFPRKCSGCQAKDKHGPFLAARPPELACESSKGVQKVRSRCSERFLKGPEQDLERHPQDLPWNSRGTSVKVLENEKEDSGSKKLLEKILQDHLSSKLVQINEGIIPVYVRGSWLASNYTFPKYSTNKNSINLASSKDQLSRVNTSQNLSFLDPGTHLMLETDIMRSRVRHRWSPHLQTLDPLSQDFDEKPASPVPQPDLPLVPCDSADDSTAQAARFPEGLPWKGPGEKAMKKKAVPTLQSPLPEPSPAEMQKAWRGTPLGGSHEPSVVPPATQGDPLPSQPHTYSLSGRTQPSRIITGMARGSLEPSPGLREARYEPWEESGVVASGMAMPEGKEESQSSRSEETRKTEVEKEEPPEREVPPLPARETSDPPESCTERRKNHVSQSLHPNKKGRGQEDSLQKVKPLPATTKIQRSVSSRVPMDDETAEAQNIVTAVGQILVDKLAHQHAGSPPELH